Proteins encoded in a region of the Neodiprion lecontei isolate iyNeoLeco1 chromosome 5, iyNeoLeco1.1, whole genome shotgun sequence genome:
- the LOC124294813 gene encoding dentin sialophosphoprotein-like isoform X5 produces MAKFIVLLAVLAISFQALAKPTFNTENDSNYISQNNDEYHGSPATADDDKTVVVVTVITASGEDNRPKNQDGIERSSEQTNSESSSSSDASDSQTAERSNSGSSSSDASDSQTAQQSNSESSSSSDASDSQTAEQSNSESSSSSDASDSQTAEQSNSGSSSSDASDSQTAQQSNSESSSSSDASDSQTAEQSNSESSSSSDASDSQTAEQSNSESSSSSDASDSQTAEQSNSESSSSSDASDSQTAEQSNSESSSSSDASDSQTAEQSNSESSSSSDASDSQTAEQSNSESSSSSDASDSQTAEQSNSGSSSSDASDSQTAEQSNSESSSSSDASDSQTAEQSNSESSSSSDASDSQTAEQSNSGSSSSDASDSQTAEQSNSESSSSSDASDSQTAEQSNSGSSSSDASDSQTAEQSNSGSSSSDASDSQTAEQSNSESSSSSDASDSQTAEQSNSESSSSSDASDTQTAEQSNSGSSSSDASDSQTAQQSNSESSSSSDASDSQTAQQSNSESSSSSDASDSQTAEQSNSGSSSSDASDSQTAQQSNSESSSSSDASDSQTAEQSNSESSSSSDASDSQTAEQSNSGSSSSDASDSQTAEQSNSGSSSSDASDSQTAQQSNSESSSSSDASDSQTAEQSNSGSSSSDASDSQTAQQSNSESSSSSDASDSQTAEQSNSESSSTSDASDSQTAEQSNSESSSSSDASDSQTAEQSNSESSSSSDASDSQTAEQSNSESSSTSDASDSQTAEQSNSGLDSTSSLDKDQSTVNSNGITRQCTCY; encoded by the exons ATGGCGAAATTCATCGTGCTTCTCGCAGTTCTGGCCATTAGCTTCCAAGCTCTGGCAAAGCCGACGTTCAATACCGAAAATGACTCTAATTATATCAGTCAAAACAACGATGA gtacCATGGTTCTCCGGCAACGGCCGATGACGATAAaactgttgttgttgtcacAG TGATAACTGCATCTGGTGAGGATAACAGACCTAAAAATCAAGATGGCATCGAAAGATCCTCCGAGCAAACAAATTCGGAATCGAGCTCTTCTTCTGACGCATCGGACAGCCAAACCGCCGAGCGATCAAATTCGGGATCGAGCTCTTCTGACGCATCGGACAGCCAAACCGCCCAGCAATCAAATTCGGAATCGAGCTCTTCTTCTGACGCATCGGACAGCCAAACCGCCGAGCAATCAAATTCGGAATCGAGCTCTTCTTCTGACGCATCGGACAGCCAAACCGCCGAGCAATCAAATTCGGGATCGAGCTCTTCTGACGCATCGGACAGCCAAACCGCCCAGCAATCAAATTCGGAATCGAGCTCTTCTTCTGACGCATCGGACAGCCAAACCGCCGAGCAATCAAATTCGGAATCGAGCTCTTCTTCTGACGCATCGGACAGCCAAACCGCCGAGCAATCAAATTCGGAATCGAGCTCTTCTTCTGACGCATCGGACAGCCAAACCGCCGAGCAATCAAATTCGGAATCGAGCTCTTCTTCTGACGCATCGGACAGCCAAACCGCCGAGCAATCAAATTCGGAATCGAGCTCTTCTTCTGACGCATCGGACAGCCAAACCGCCGAGCAATCAAATTCGGAATCGAGCTCTTCTTCTGACGCATCGGACAGCCAAACCGCCGAGCAATCAAATTCGGAATCGAGCTCTTCTTCTGACGCATCGGACAGCCAAACCGCCGAGCAATCAAATTCGGGATCGAGCTCTTCTGACGCATCGGACAGCCAAACCGCCGAGCAATCAAATTCGGAATCGAGCTCTTCTTCTGACGCATCGGACAGCCAAACCGCCGAGCAATCAAATTCGGAATCGAGCTCTTCTTCTGACGCATCGGACAGCCAAACCGCCGAGCAATCAAATTCGGGATCGAGCTCTTCTGACGCATCGGACAGCCAAACCGCCGAGCAATCAAATTCGGAATCGAGCTCTTCTTCTGACGCATCGGACAGCCAAACCGCCGAGCAATCAAATTCGGGATCGAGCTCTTCTGACGCATCGGACAGCCAAACCGCCGAGCAATCAAATTCGGGATCGAGCTCTTCTGACGCATCGGACAGCCAAACCGCCGAGCAATCAAATTCGGAATCGAGCTCTTCTTCTGACGCATCGGACAGCCAAACCGCCGAGCAATCAAATTCGGAATCGAGCTCTTCTTCTGACGCATCGGACACCCAAACCGCCGAGCAATCAAATTCGGGATCGAGCTCTTCTGACGCATCGGACAGCCAAACCGCCCAGCAATCAAATTCGGAATCGAGCTCTTCTTCTGACGCATCGGACAGCCAAACCGCCCAGCAATCAAATTCGGAATCGAGCTCTTCTTCTGACGCATCGGACAGCCAAACCGCCGAGCAATCAAATTCGGGATCGAGCTCTTCTGACGCATCGGACAGCCAAACCGCCCAGCAATCAAATTCGGAATCGAGCTCTTCTTCTGATGCATCGGACAGCCAAACCGCCGAGCAATCAAATTCGGAATCGAGCTCTTCTTCTGACGCATCGGACAGCCAAACCGCCGAGCAATCAAATTCGGGATCGAGCTCTTCTGACGCATCGGACAGCCAAACCGCCGAGCAATCAAATTCGGGATCGAGCTCTTCTGACGCATCGGACAGCCAAACCGCCCAGCAATCAA ATTCGGAATCGAGCTCTTCTTCTGACGCATCGGACAGCCAAACCGCCGAGCAATCAAATTCGGGATCGAGCTCTTCTGACGCATCGGACAGCCAAACCGCCCAGCAATCAAATTCGGAATCGAGCTCTTCTTCTGACGCATCGGACAGCCAAACCGCCGAGCAATCAAATTCGGAATCGAGCTCTACTTCTGACGCATCGGACAGCCAAACCGCCGAGCAATCAAATTCGGAATCGAGCTCTTCTTCTGACGCATCGGACAGCCAAACCGCCGAGCAATCAA ATTCGGAATCGAGCTCTTCTTCTGACGCATCGGACAGCCAAACCGCCGAGCAATCAAATTCGGAATCGAGCTCTACTTCTGACGCATCGGACAGCCAAACCGCCGAGCAATCAAATTCGGGATTAGATAGCACTTCTTCACTTGATAAGGACCAGAGTACGGTAAATTCCAATGGTATCACTCGTCAGTGTACATGCTATTAG
- the LOC124294813 gene encoding dentin sialophosphoprotein-like isoform X3 → MAKFIVLLAVLAISFQALAKPTFNTENDSNYISQNNDEYHGSPATADDDKTVVVVTVITASGEDNRPKNQDGIERSSEQTNSESSSSSDASDSQTAERSNSGSSSSDASDSQTAQQSNSESSSSSDASDSQTAEQSNSESSSSSDASDSQTAEQSNSGSSSSDASDSQTAQQSNSESSSSSDASDSQTAEQSNSESSSSSDASDSQTAEQSNSESSSSSDASDSQTAEQSNSESSSSSDASDSQTAEQSNSESSSSSDASDSQTAEQSNSESSSSSDASDSQTAEQSNSESSSSSDASDSQTAEQSNSESSSSSDASDSQTAEQSNSESSSSSDASDSQTAEQSNSGSSSSDASDSQTAEQSNSESSSSSDASDSQTAEQSNSGSSSSDASDSQTAEQSNSGSSSSDASDSQTAEQSNSESSSSSDASDSQTAEQSNSESSSSSDASDTQTAEQSNSGSSSSDASDSQTAQQSNSESSSSSDASDSQTAQQSNSESSSSSDASDSQTAEQSNSGSSSSDASDSQTAQQSNSESSSSSDASDSQTAEQSNSESSSSSDASDSQTAEQSNSGSSSSDASDSQTAEQSNSGSSSSDASDSQTAQQSNSESSSSSDASDSQTAEQSNSGSSSSDASDSQTAQQSNSESSSSSDASDSQTAEQSNSESSSTSDASDSQTAEQSNSESSSSSDASDSQTAEQSNSGSSSSDASDSQTAQQSNSESSSSSDASDSQTAEQSNSESSSTSDASDSQTAEQSNSGLDSTSSLDKDQSTVNSNGITRQCTCY, encoded by the exons ATGGCGAAATTCATCGTGCTTCTCGCAGTTCTGGCCATTAGCTTCCAAGCTCTGGCAAAGCCGACGTTCAATACCGAAAATGACTCTAATTATATCAGTCAAAACAACGATGA gtacCATGGTTCTCCGGCAACGGCCGATGACGATAAaactgttgttgttgtcacAG TGATAACTGCATCTGGTGAGGATAACAGACCTAAAAATCAAGATGGCATCGAAAGATCCTCCGAGCAAACAAATTCGGAATCGAGCTCTTCTTCTGACGCATCGGACAGCCAAACCGCCGAGCGATCAAATTCGGGATCGAGCTCTTCTGACGCATCGGACAGCCAAACCGCCCAGCAATCAAATTCGGAATCGAGCTCTTCTTCTGACGCATCGGACAGCCAAACCGCCGAGCAATCAAATTCGGAATCGAGCTCTTCTTCTGACGCATCGGACAGCCAAACCGCCGAGCAATCAAATTCGGGATCGAGCTCTTCTGACGCATCGGACAGCCAAACCGCCCAGCAATCAAATTCGGAATCGAGCTCTTCTTCTGACGCATCGGACAGCCAAACCGCCGAGCAATCAAATTCGGAATCGAGCTCTTCTTCTGACGCATCGGACAGCCAAACCGCCGAGCAATCAAATTCGGAATCGAGCTCTTCTTCTGACGCATCGGACAGCCAAACCGCCGAGCAATCAAATTCGGAATCGAGCTCTTCTTCTGACGCATCGGACAGCCAAACCGCCGAGCAATCAAATTCGGAATCGAGCTCTTCTTCTGACGCATCGGACAGCCAAACCGCCGAGCAATCAAATTCGGAATCGAGCTCTTCTTCTGACGCATCGGACAGCCAAACCGCCGAGCAATCAAATTCGGAATCGAGCTCTTCTTCTGACGCATCGGACAGCCAAACCGCCGAGCAATCAA ATTCGGAATCGAGCTCTTCTTCTGACGCATCGGACAGCCAAACCGCCGAGCAATCAAATTCGGAATCGAGCTCTTCTTCTGACGCATCGGACAGCCAAACCGCCGAGCAATCAAATTCGGGATCGAGCTCTTCTGACGCATCGGACAGCCAAACCGCCGAGCAATCAAATTCGGAATCGAGCTCTTCTTCTGACGCATCGGACAGCCAAACCGCCGAGCAATCAAATTCGGGATCGAGCTCTTCTGACGCATCGGACAGCCAAACCGCCGAGCAATCAAATTCGGGATCGAGCTCTTCTGACGCATCGGACAGCCAAACCGCCGAGCAATCAAATTCGGAATCGAGCTCTTCTTCTGACGCATCGGACAGCCAAACCGCCGAGCAATCAAATTCGGAATCGAGCTCTTCTTCTGACGCATCGGACACCCAAACCGCCGAGCAATCAAATTCGGGATCGAGCTCTTCTGACGCATCGGACAGCCAAACCGCCCAGCAATCAAATTCGGAATCGAGCTCTTCTTCTGACGCATCGGACAGCCAAACCGCCCAGCAATCAAATTCGGAATCGAGCTCTTCTTCTGACGCATCGGACAGCCAAACCGCCGAGCAATCAAATTCGGGATCGAGCTCTTCTGACGCATCGGACAGCCAAACCGCCCAGCAATCAAATTCGGAATCGAGCTCTTCTTCTGATGCATCGGACAGCCAAACCGCCGAGCAATCAAATTCGGAATCGAGCTCTTCTTCTGACGCATCGGACAGCCAAACCGCCGAGCAATCAAATTCGGGATCGAGCTCTTCTGACGCATCGGACAGCCAAACCGCCGAGCAATCAAATTCGGGATCGAGCTCTTCTGACGCATCGGACAGCCAAACCGCCCAGCAATCAA ATTCGGAATCGAGCTCTTCTTCTGACGCATCGGACAGCCAAACCGCCGAGCAATCAAATTCGGGATCGAGCTCTTCTGACGCATCGGACAGCCAAACCGCCCAGCAATCAAATTCGGAATCGAGCTCTTCTTCTGACGCATCGGACAGCCAAACCGCCGAGCAATCAAATTCGGAATCGAGCTCTACTTCTGACGCATCGGACAGCCAAACCGCCGAGCAATCAAATTCGGAATCGAGCTCTTCTTCTGACGCATCGGACAGCCAAACCGCCGAGCAATCAAATTCGGGATCGAGCTCTTCTGACGCATCGGACAGCCAAACCGCCCAGCAATCAAATTCGGAATCGAGCTCTTCTTCTGACGCATCGGACAGCCAAACCGCCGAGCAATCAAATTCGGAATCGAGCTCTACTTCTGACGCATCGGACAGCCAAACCGCCGAGCAATCAAATTCGGGATTAGATAGCACTTCTTCACTTGATAAGGACCAGAGTACGGTAAATTCCAATGGTATCACTCGTCAGTGTACATGCTATTAG
- the LOC124294813 gene encoding dentin sialophosphoprotein-like isoform X8, whose protein sequence is MAKFIVLLAVLAISFQALAKPTFNTENDSNYISQNNDEYHGSPATADDDKTVVVVTVITASGEDNRPKNQDGIERSSEQTNSESSSSSDASDSQTAERSNSGSSSSDASDSQTAQQSNSESSSSSDASDSQTAEQSNSESSSSSDASDSQTAEQSNSGSSSSDASDSQTAQQSNSESSSSSDASDSQTAEQSNSESSSSSDASDSQTAEQSNSESSSSSDASDSQTAEQSNSESSSSSDASDSQTAEQSNSESSSSSDASDSQTAEQSNSESSSSSDASDSQTAEQSNSESSSSSDASDSQTAEQSNSGSSSSDASDSQTAEQSNSESSSSSDASDSQTAEQSNSESSSSSDASDSQTAEQSNSGSSSSDASDSQTAEQSNSESSSSSDASDSQTAEQSNSGSSSSDASDSQTAEQSNSGSSSSDASDSQTAEQSNSESSSSSDASDSQTAEQSNSGSSSSDASDSQTAQQSNSESSSSSDASDSQTAEQSNSGSSSSDASDSQTAQQSNSESSSSSDASDSQTAEQSNSESSSTSDASDSQTAEQSNSESSSSSDASDSQTAEQSNSGSSSSDASDSQTAQQSNSESSSSSDASDSQTAEQSNSESSSTSDASDSQTAEQSNSGLDSTSSLDKDQSTVNSNGITRQCTCY, encoded by the exons ATGGCGAAATTCATCGTGCTTCTCGCAGTTCTGGCCATTAGCTTCCAAGCTCTGGCAAAGCCGACGTTCAATACCGAAAATGACTCTAATTATATCAGTCAAAACAACGATGA gtacCATGGTTCTCCGGCAACGGCCGATGACGATAAaactgttgttgttgtcacAG TGATAACTGCATCTGGTGAGGATAACAGACCTAAAAATCAAGATGGCATCGAAAGATCCTCCGAGCAAACAAATTCGGAATCGAGCTCTTCTTCTGACGCATCGGACAGCCAAACCGCCGAGCGATCAAATTCGGGATCGAGCTCTTCTGACGCATCGGACAGCCAAACCGCCCAGCAATCAAATTCGGAATCGAGCTCTTCTTCTGACGCATCGGACAGCCAAACCGCCGAGCAATCAAATTCGGAATCGAGCTCTTCTTCTGACGCATCGGACAGCCAAACCGCCGAGCAATCAAATTCGGGATCGAGCTCTTCTGACGCATCGGACAGCCAAACCGCCCAGCAATCAAATTCGGAATCGAGCTCTTCTTCTGACGCATCGGACAGCCAAACCGCCGAGCAATCAAATTCGGAATCGAGCTCTTCTTCTGACGCATCGGACAGCCAAACCGCCGAGCAATCAAATTCGGAATCGAGCTCTTCTTCTGACGCATCGGACAGCCAAACCGCCGAGCAATCAAATTCGGAATCGAGCTCTTCTTCTGACGCATCGGACAGCCAAACCGCCGAGCAATCAAATTCGGAATCGAGCTCTTCTTCTGACGCATCGGACAGCCAAACCGCCGAGCAATCAAATTCGGAATCGAGCTCTTCTTCTGACGCATCGGACAGCCAAACCGCCGAGCAATCAAATTCGGAATCGAGCTCTTCTTCTGACGCATCGGACAGCCAAACCGCCGAGCAATCAAATTCGGGATCGAGCTCTTCTGACGCATCGGACAGCCAAACCGCCGAGCAATCAAATTCGGAATCGAGCTCTTCTTCTGACGCATCGGACAGCCAAACCGCCGAGCAATCAAATTCGGAATCGAGCTCTTCTTCTGACGCATCGGACAGCCAAACCGCCGAGCAATCAAATTCGGGATCGAGCTCTTCTGACGCATCGGACAGCCAAACCGCCGAGCAATCAAATTCGGAATCGAGCTCTTCTTCTGACGCATCGGACAGCCAAACCGCCGAGCAATCAAATTCGGGATCGAGCTCTTCTGACGCATCGGACAGCCAAACCGCCGAGCAATCAAATTCGGGATCGAGCTCTTCTGACGCATCGGACAGCCAAACCGCCGAGCAATCAAATTCGGAATCGAGCTCTTCTTCTGACGCATCGGACAGCCAAACCGCCGAGCAATCAA ATTCGGGATCGAGCTCTTCTGACGCATCGGACAGCCAAACCGCCCAGCAATCAA ATTCGGAATCGAGCTCTTCTTCTGACGCATCGGACAGCCAAACCGCCGAGCAATCAAATTCGGGATCGAGCTCTTCTGACGCATCGGACAGCCAAACCGCCCAGCAATCAAATTCGGAATCGAGCTCTTCTTCTGACGCATCGGACAGCCAAACCGCCGAGCAATCAAATTCGGAATCGAGCTCTACTTCTGACGCATCGGACAGCCAAACCGCCGAGCAATCAAATTCGGAATCGAGCTCTTCTTCTGACGCATCGGACAGCCAAACCGCCGAGCAATCAAATTCGGGATCGAGCTCTTCTGACGCATCGGACAGCCAAACCGCCCAGCAATCAAATTCGGAATCGAGCTCTTCTTCTGACGCATCGGACAGCCAAACCGCCGAGCAATCAAATTCGGAATCGAGCTCTACTTCTGACGCATCGGACAGCCAAACCGCCGAGCAATCAAATTCGGGATTAGATAGCACTTCTTCACTTGATAAGGACCAGAGTACGGTAAATTCCAATGGTATCACTCGTCAGTGTACATGCTATTAG
- the LOC124294813 gene encoding dentin sialophosphoprotein-like isoform X7, giving the protein MAKFIVLLAVLAISFQALAKPTFNTENDSNYISQNNDEYHGSPATADDDKTVVVVTVITASGEDNRPKNQDGIERSSEQTNSESSSSSDASDSQTAERSNSGSSSSDASDSQTAQQSNSESSSSSDASDSQTAEQSNSESSSSSDASDSQTAEQSNSGSSSSDASDSQTAQQSNSESSSSSDASDSQTAEQSNSESSSSSDASDSQTAEQSNSESSSSSDASDSQTAEQSNSESSSSSDASDSQTAEQSNSESSSSSDASDSQTAEQSNSESSSSSDASDSQTAEQSNSESSSSSDASDSQTAEQSNSGSSSSDASDSQTAEQSNSESSSSSDASDSQTAEQSNSESSSSSDASDSQTAEQSNSGSSSSDASDSQTAEQSNSESSSSSDASDSQTAEQSNSGSSSSDASDSQTAEQSNSGSSSSDASDSQTAEQSNSESSSSSDASDSQTAEQSNSESSSSSDASDTQTAEQSNSGSSSSDASDSQTAQQSNSESSSSSDASDSQTAQQSNSESSSSSDASDSQTAEQSNSGSSSSDASDSQTAQQSNSESSSSSDASDSQTAEQSNSGSSSSDASDSQTAEQSNSGSSSSDASDSQTAQQSNSESSSSSDASDSQTAEQSNSGSSSSDASDSQTAQQSNSESSSSSDASDSQTAEQSNSESSSTSDASDSQTAEQSNSESSSSSDASDSQTAEQSNSGSSSSDASDSQTAQQSNSESSSSSDASDSQTAEQSNSESSSTSDASDSQTAEQSNSGLDSTSSLDKDQSTVNSNGITRQCTCY; this is encoded by the exons ATGGCGAAATTCATCGTGCTTCTCGCAGTTCTGGCCATTAGCTTCCAAGCTCTGGCAAAGCCGACGTTCAATACCGAAAATGACTCTAATTATATCAGTCAAAACAACGATGA gtacCATGGTTCTCCGGCAACGGCCGATGACGATAAaactgttgttgttgtcacAG TGATAACTGCATCTGGTGAGGATAACAGACCTAAAAATCAAGATGGCATCGAAAGATCCTCCGAGCAAACAAATTCGGAATCGAGCTCTTCTTCTGACGCATCGGACAGCCAAACCGCCGAGCGATCAAATTCGGGATCGAGCTCTTCTGACGCATCGGACAGCCAAACCGCCCAGCAATCAAATTCGGAATCGAGCTCTTCTTCTGACGCATCGGACAGCCAAACCGCCGAGCAATCAAATTCGGAATCGAGCTCTTCTTCTGACGCATCGGACAGCCAAACCGCCGAGCAATCAAATTCGGGATCGAGCTCTTCTGACGCATCGGACAGCCAAACCGCCCAGCAATCAAATTCGGAATCGAGCTCTTCTTCTGACGCATCGGACAGCCAAACCGCCGAGCAATCAAATTCGGAATCGAGCTCTTCTTCTGACGCATCGGACAGCCAAACCGCCGAGCAATCAAATTCGGAATCGAGCTCTTCTTCTGACGCATCGGACAGCCAAACCGCCGAGCAATCAAATTCGGAATCGAGCTCTTCTTCTGACGCATCGGACAGCCAAACCGCCGAGCAATCAAATTCGGAATCGAGCTCTTCTTCTGACGCATCGGACAGCCAAACCGCCGAGCAATCAAATTCGGAATCGAGCTCTTCTTCTGACGCATCGGACAGCCAAACCGCCGAGCAATCAAATTCGGAATCGAGCTCTTCTTCTGACGCATCGGACAGCCAAACCGCCGAGCAATCAAATTCGGGATCGAGCTCTTCTGACGCATCGGACAGCCAAACCGCCGAGCAATCAAATTCGGAATCGAGCTCTTCTTCTGACGCATCGGACAGCCAAACCGCCGAGCAATCAAATTCGGAATCGAGCTCTTCTTCTGACGCATCGGACAGCCAAACCGCCGAGCAATCAAATTCGGGATCGAGCTCTTCTGACGCATCGGACAGCCAAACCGCCGAGCAATCAAATTCGGAATCGAGCTCTTCTTCTGACGCATCGGACAGCCAAACCGCCGAGCAATCAAATTCGGGATCGAGCTCTTCTGACGCATCGGACAGCCAAACCGCCGAGCAATCAAATTCGGGATCGAGCTCTTCTGACGCATCGGACAGCCAAACCGCCGAGCAATCAAATTCGGAATCGAGCTCTTCTTCTGACGCATCGGACAGCCAAACCGCCGAGCAATCAAATTCGGAATCGAGCTCTTCTTCTGACGCATCGGACACCCAAACCGCCGAGCAATCAAATTCGGGATCGAGCTCTTCTGACGCATCGGACAGCCAAACCGCCCAGCAATCAAATTCGGAATCGAGCTCTTCTTCTGACGCATCGGACAGCCAAACCGCCCAGCAATCAAATTCGGAATCGAGCTCTTCTTCTGACGCATCGGACAGCCAAACCGCCGAGCAATCAAATTCGGGATCGAGCTCTTCTGACGCATCGGACAGCCAAACCGCCCAGCAATCAA ATTCGGAATCGAGCTCTTCTTCTGACGCATCGGACAGCCAAACCGCCGAGCAATCAAATTCGGGATCGAGCTCTTCTGACGCATCGGACAGCCAAACCGCCGAGCAATCAAATTCGGGATCGAGCTCTTCTGACGCATCGGACAGCCAAACCGCCCAGCAATCAA ATTCGGAATCGAGCTCTTCTTCTGACGCATCGGACAGCCAAACCGCCGAGCAATCAAATTCGGGATCGAGCTCTTCTGACGCATCGGACAGCCAAACCGCCCAGCAATCAAATTCGGAATCGAGCTCTTCTTCTGACGCATCGGACAGCCAAACCGCCGAGCAATCAAATTCGGAATCGAGCTCTACTTCTGACGCATCGGACAGCCAAACCGCCGAGCAATCAAATTCGGAATCGAGCTCTTCTTCTGACGCATCGGACAGCCAAACCGCCGAGCAATCAAATTCGGGATCGAGCTCTTCTGACGCATCGGACAGCCAAACCGCCCAGCAATCAAATTCGGAATCGAGCTCTTCTTCTGACGCATCGGACAGCCAAACCGCCGAGCAATCAAATTCGGAATCGAGCTCTACTTCTGACGCATCGGACAGCCAAACCGCCGAGCAATCAAATTCGGGATTAGATAGCACTTCTTCACTTGATAAGGACCAGAGTACGGTAAATTCCAATGGTATCACTCGTCAGTGTACATGCTATTAG